In Diorhabda carinulata isolate Delta chromosome 6, icDioCari1.1, whole genome shotgun sequence, a single genomic region encodes these proteins:
- the LOC130895275 gene encoding ecto-NOX disulfide-thiol exchanger 2 — protein MFNTVINDVALEFPKNKSRPMEDHDESSQSPSDKRSRTSSRNARDRRDTDKSLDSDSNVSQDVVPISNGPGVGAPNMWGGVMGMGFPMVGMNMLVDPNMMQMNNYGMIPPMLATDHNIIPPDTAMMINPAKEIIHCKSCTLFPPNPNAPLPSIRDRPPGCRTVFVGGLPENMTEEIIMEIFERCGEITTLRLSKKNFCHLRFVYEASVDAAIFLSGYRVRIGSNTDACNTGRLHVDYAQARDDQYEWECRQRQLQREQRHRERMEEERLRPPSPPPVVHYTDREAAAIAEKIKQDETFTKAVQTVITWLERGDCNKRNSNNFYSMIQSTNSHVRRLLNEKSQYEEELRKAKEILKGRMQGILLQFGQIERLFSAACHKKVWDHFTKAQRKNIETWKKQSLEIKNIQLEEIPKEKDDDEMDVSDDEEPSKKKQKTDLTIEERSYKDENDSLKCQIEAYKNEVEVLKTDYKKDMEEKEKQFKMLQQTLHGMQQQLIDTKKRQNEEEAKVKDLQLKLRIERGKQLTDKEIVIIDGSDNEQCDSISVGESPSESVQNLTESDAKLIGIISTFLNVHPFGAGLDYIWSYVSKIESNLRPAEIESLLSRFPTVFKQELFGIGANIERRWLFIAFNADFGDKN, from the exons atgtttaatacAGTTATCAATGACGTTGCATTAgagtttccaaaaaataaatcaagaccAATGGAAGATCACGATGAATCCAGCCAAAGCCCTTCAGATAAAAGATCCCGAACTAGTAGTCGTAATGCAAGAGATAGAAGAGATACAGACAAATCATTAGATTCAGATTCTAATGTTTCTCAAGATGTAGTACCTATTTCTAATGGCCCGGGTGTTGGGGCACCTAATATGTGGGGAGGAGTTATGG GTATGGGGTTTCCCATGGTAGGGATGAACATGTTGGTTGACCCTAATATGATGCAAATGAATAATTACGGTATGATACCTCCAATGCTGGCCACCGATCACAATATAATTCCCCCCGATACTGCTATGATGATTAACCCAgcaaaagaaataattcattgtAAATCGTGTACTCTGTTTCCTCCTAATCCAAATGCTCCATTACCTTCTATCAGGGATAGGCCTCCTGGATGCCGCACTGTATTTGTAGGAGGCCTACCTGAAAATATGACTGAAgaaattataatggaaatatttgaaagatgTGGGGAAATTACAACATTGCGTTTAAGCAAGAAGAATTTTTGTCATTTGAGATTTGTCTATGAAGCATCAGTTGATGCTGCTATTTTTCTATCGGGGTATAGAGTTAGAATAGGCTCTAATACTGATGCATGTAATACAGGTAGACTTCATGTCGATTATGCACAG GCAAGAGATGATCAATATGAATGGGAATGTAGGCAGAGACAATTGCAGAGAGAGCAGCGACATAGAGAAAGGATGGAAGAAGAAAGATTAAGACCTCCTTCTCCTCCCCCTGTTGTTCATTATACTGATCGTGAAGCTGCAGCTATTGCTGAAAAAATCAAACAAGATGAGACATTTACCAAAGCTGTACAG actgTAATAACCTGGCTGGAAAGGGGGGATTGTAATAAGAGgaactctaataatttttattccatgATTCAGTCTACAAATTCCCATGTGAGAAGATTACTTAATGAAAAAAGTCAATATGAAGAGGAATTGAGGAAAGCCAAAGAAATATTGAAGGGGAGAATGCAGGGTATACTGTTGCAAT TCGGTCAAATTGAGAGATTGTTCTCAGCGGCGTGTCACAAGAAAGTATGGGACCATTTCACCAAGGCTCAGAGAAAGAACATAGAGACTTGGAAAAAGCAGTCATTG gaaataaaaaatattcaattagaagAAATTCCCAAAGAAAAAGACGACGACGAAATGGACGTGTCCGATGACGAAGAACCGtcgaaaaagaaacaaaagactGATTTAACCATTGAAGAAAGATCGTACAAAGACGAAAACGACAGTTTGAAATGTCAAATCGAAGCGTATAAAAATGAG GTAGAGGTACTAAAAACTGATTATAAAAAAGAtatggaagaaaaagaaaaacaatttaaaatgcTTCAACAAACTTTACACGGTATGCAACAACAACTGATAGATACGAAGAAGAGACAAAACGAAGAAGAAGCAAAAGTAAAAGATCTCCAGTTGAAACTTCGGATCGAAAGAGGAAAACAACTCACCGATAAAGAAATAGTTATAATCGATGGTAGTGATAACGAACAATGTGATTCAATTAGTGTAGGTGAAAGCCCCAGTGAAAGTGTACAAAATTTAACGGAAAGCGATGCtaaattaattggaataatCTCAACTTTTTTGAACGTACATCCCTTCGGAGCCGGTTTGGATTACATTTGGTCGTACGTTAGTAAAATCGAATCTAATCTCCGACCAGCTGAAATTGAATCTCTATTGAGTAGGTTTCCTACGGTGTTTAAACAAGAATTGTTCGGTATAGGCGCTAATATAGAAAGAAGATGGTTGTTTATAGCTTTTAATGCAGATTTCGgtgataaaaattga
- the LOC130895360 gene encoding DNA-directed RNA polymerase III subunit RPC8 — MFILAEMKNVTRIPPELFNLKLNDAIASELNKKLANKVVLNVGLCIALYDIINLKESFIFPGDGASHTRVNFRFIVFRPFIEEVLIGKIRSCSQEGVHVTLGFFEDIIIPPTALQHPSKFNETEQAWVWEYNTADGSKHDLFMDAGETIRFRVTAEVFNETCPTGPNIIQEGQENSENKIPYMLTGSINEPGLGLLSWWDN; from the exons atgtttatcttagcagaaatgaaaaatgttactAGAATTCCACCGGAGctgtttaatttaaaattaaatgatgctATAGCtagtgaattgaataaaaaacttgCTAATAAA gttgTACTTAATGTTGGACTGTGTATAGCCCTTTATGATATAATAAACCTTAAAGAGTCTTTTATATTTCCTGGTGATGGAGCCTCCCATACAAGAGTTAATTTTCGCTTTATAGTATTCAGACCGTTCATAGAAGAAGTTTTAATCGGAAAAATAAGGAGTTGTAGTCAAGAAGGAGTACATGTAACTTTAGGTTTTTTTGAAGACATTATAATTCCTCCGACAGCATTGCAGCATccttcaaaatttaatgaaactgaACAAGCATGGGTTTGGGAGTATAACACAGCAGACGGTAGTAAACATGATCTTTTCATGGATGCTGGAGAAACTATAAGATTTAGGGTTACAGCTGAGGTATTCAATGAAACATGCCCCACTGGTCCAAATATAATACAGGAAGGAcaagaaaattctgaaaataaaataccatACATGTTAACT ggAAGTATCAATGAACCTGGATTAGGTTTGCTAAGTTGGTGggataattga
- the LOC130895274 gene encoding integrator complex subunit 10 produces MEIDLEISDEEYVIQRAKESFKNNPSIAKGWMLTAKIMYPNNFGVQFEAYQIEKNAGNVKEAAKCFSDLTIKFQQQPELWKEIEKLTAALRAESDNNDPEKQFLCEMFRHISSDVQHKLLLFTADHCEDTMEHCRLLLLLLQRFPTAISSNAPRLVDTLISAEKHSVDGHFPVNPYRKLLVCDLLPLLANEKVKVDLSSKLLQKLLHKAIEFYFCYLGLSTNAIQDTETKIENPWTNLFGVIEFIGTQLNWEPYLINFSTNWTKEGYWQKILTFCQTKSKTHPLEDKQLLFCLTIFFVYCLFEYNSSLTPESSPGQIPTSYIMVEAFSDSSLPNLVTETKSKKRKSDSDMTHYSTPTVTVEKPQLKNIQSNFMVCMNCWDLLSSSDNLKREFIKLNAHLNVDTLLSEFVIDYALYKGLYDEALIFLHKITDNSILLQKYIRITGILYSRKNYSACLEPITLALPLLPSNIGSLSNNLITGGSQKHLHYLPVTRMSVLQYLIKVLLRCIKENLPKHNYPDSSIGHIFTLAQLDWPQEEDFIPPLLEQIQQRRSFQYHLFQSYIINVDILEELTYLWTSQGGQIQLDILPHLGQRRIGTRGADKGVKEEIKQAIRRQISRSNEKLDELLISFILNERTQILQSLM; encoded by the coding sequence ATGGagatagatttagaaatatCAGATGAAGAATACGTAATCCAAAGGGCGAAGGAATCGTTCAAGAATAATCCTAGTATAGCAAAGGGATGGATGCTAACAGCCAAAATAATGTACCCTAATAACTTTGGGGTACAATTTGAAGCTTATCAGATAGAAAAGAATGCCGGTAATGTTAAAGAAGCTGCAAAATGTTTTAGCGATTTGACTATAAAATTCCAACAACAACCAGAACTTTGGAAAGAAATCGAGAAACTTACGGCTGCCTTAAGAGCTGAATCTGACAATAATGATCccgaaaaacaatttttatgtgaaatgtTTAGACATATATCTTCAGATGTGCAACACAAGCTTTTACTATTCACAGCTGATCATTGTGAAGATACAATGGAACATTGTCGTTTACTTTTACTTCTTTTACAAAGGTTTCCAACAGCTATTTCTAGCAATGCACCAAGACTAGTGGATACTCTTATTAGCGCCGAAAAACATAGTGTTGATGGTCATTTTCCTGTAAATCCTTACAGGAAACTCTTAGTTTGTGATTTATTACCGCTACTAGCCAATGAAAAAGTCAAAGTAGATTTGTCTtccaaattattgcaaaaattgtTGCATAAagcaattgaattctatttttgttacttAGGTTTGAGTACAAACGCTATTCAAGATACTGAAACGAAAATCGAAAACCCTTGGACTAATCTATTTGGTGTTATTGAATTTATTGGTACTCAGCTCAACTGGGAACCATATCTTATAAACTTTTCAACAAACTGGACAAAAGAAGGTTATTGGCAGAAGATCCTCACTTTTTGtcaaacaaaatcaaaaactcaTCCTCTGGAAGATAAACAACTGTTATTTTGTTTgaccatattttttgtttactgcCTGTTTGAATATAACAGCAGCTTAACACCGGAATCTAGTCCTGGACAAATTCCTACTTCTTATATCATGGTAGAAGCATTTTCAGATTCAAGTTTACCGAATTTAGTAACAGAAACCAAAAGTAAGAAACGTAAAAGTGATTCTGATATGACTCACTACTCAACTCCGACTGTAACTGTTGAAAAACCACAACTCAAAAACATACAAAGTAATTTCATGGTCTGCATGAATTGTTGGGATTTACTCAGCTCCTCAGATAATTTAAAAAGGgagtttattaaattaaatgcCCATTTAAATGTCGATACTTTGTTGTCTGAATTCGTTATAGATTATGCATTGTATAAAGGATTATATGATGAggcattaatttttttacacaaaataaCTGACAATAGTATAttgcttcaaaaatatattcgaattaCAGGTATACTATATAGTAGAAAAAACTACAGTGCTTGTTTAGAACCAATAACTTTAGCACTGCCTCTGCTACCTTCGAATATAGGAAGTTTGAGTAATAATTTGATCACAGGGGGCAGTCAAAAACATTTACATTACTTACCCGTTACAAGAATGAGTGTACTGCAGTATTTAATTAAGGTGTTATTGAGGTGTATTAAAGAAAACTTGCCCAAACATAATTACCCCGATTCAAGTATAGGACATATATTCACACTGGCACAATTAGACTGGCCTCAAGAGGAAGACTTTATACCCCCTTTGTTAGAACAAATTCAGCAACGCAGATCATTCCAATaccatttatttcaaagttatatCATTAACGTTGATATATTAGAAGAATTAACGTATTTGTGGACGAGTCAAGGTGGTCAGATTCAGCTAGATATTCTGCCTCATTTAGGACAAAGAAGAATAGGTACGAGGGGGGCAGATAAAGGagttaaagaagaaataaaacaagCGATCCGTAGACAAATTTCTAGAAGTAATGAGAAGTTAGATGAATTGTTGATTAGTTTTATATTGAATGAAAGAACGCAAATTCTGCAGAGTTTAATGTAA
- the LOC130895358 gene encoding F-box/LRR-repeat protein 16: MSSISAQGVVERASAELSKRINGLGLRSSKHHATKGSVMERVTNVFCGGSTNSVVGAPEKPSRLLPARGIVKNANSGVSHPAGSTLVTPRRQRILPTYLTWEQILMDDKFLSNFFLYFTPREICVLAQVCTRWRDVLYKSPRYWTGLVPVLQCREMRDIKGIALARFYHTFSRRGFPSLSLMGASDEDAMNLVNIFLIASKCIQTLSLRCSSITDRGLEALLDHLKALEELELAGCNEITEAGLWACLNQRIVSLTLTDCINIADEAVGAVAQLLPALYEFSLQAYHVTDAALGYFSPKQSNTLNVLRLHSCWEITNHGIVNIVHSLPNLTILSLSGCSKITDDGVELIAENLQKLKSLDLSWCPRITDAALEYIACDLNQLEELTLDRCVHITDIGIGYISTMLSLQSLYLRWCSQIRDFGLQHLCGMRNLQILSLAGCPLLTSSGLSSLIQLRHMKELELTNCPGASKELFDYLREHLPRCLVIE, from the exons ATGTCGTCAATATCGGCACAAGGAGTTGTGGAAAGAGCGTCTGCAGAACTATCTAAACGGATAAATGGATTGGGACTTCGGAGTAGCAAACACCATGCTACCAAAGGTAGCGTTATGGAAAGGGTGACCAACGTTTTTTGTGGAGGAAGTACGAATTCAGTTGTAG GTGCCCCAGAGAAGCCTTCAAGATTATTACCAGCGAGAGGAATTGTGAAAAATGCGAATTCTGGTGTTTCCCATCCAGCAGGAAGTACTTTGGTAACACCTAGAAGGCAACGTATTCTACCTACATACCTAACGTGGGAACAAATTCTAATGGACGATAAATttctttccaacttttttttgtacttCACTCCACGAGAAATATGTGTTTTAGCACAG GTCTGCACTCGATGGAGGGATGTTTTGTATAAGTCTCCACGTTATTGGACGGGGCTAGTGCCAGTTCTGCAATGCCGAGAAATGCGCGACATTAAAGGAATCGCACTAGCTAG gTTTTACCATACCTTTTCGAGAAGAGGCTTCCCCAGTTTGTCACTAATGGGTGCGTCAGATGAAGACGCTATGAATTTAGTCAATATATTTCTTATCGCTTCAAAATGTATACAAACGCTCAGTCTAAGATGTTCCAGCATTACCGACAGAGGATTAGAAGCACTTCTTGACCATCTCAag GCACTAGAAGAGTTAGAATTGGCAGGTTGTAATGAGATAACGGAGGCAGGTCTTTGGGCGTGTCTAAATCAAAGAATAGTTTCCCTCACTCTAACGGACTGTATAAACATAGCGGACGAAGCCGTCGGAGCGGTTGCTCAGTTATTACCGGCGCTCTACGAGTTTTCATTACAAGCTTACCATGTTACCGACGCTGCTTTAGGTTATTTCTCGCCCAAACAGAGCAATACTCTCAACGTGCTAAGGCTTCATTCGTGTTGGGAGATCACCAATCATGGTATTGTAAATATAG ttcATTCGCTACCGAATTTAACGATATTGAGCTTATCAGGATGTAGTAAAATAACTGATGATGGAGTAGAACTTATAGCTGAAAATTTACAGAAACTGAAATCCTTAGATCTATCTTGGTGTCCTCGAATCACTGACGCTGCCTTGGAATATATAGCTTGCGACCTCAATCAGTTAGAAGAACTAACTCTAGATAG atgtgTACATATAACAGATATAGGAATCGGTTATATTTCCACGATGTTATCGTTGCAATCCTTATATTTGCGTTGGTGTTCCCAAATAAGAGATTTCGGACTGCAACATTTATGCGGAATGCGTAATCTACAAATACTCTCCTTAGCAG GTTGTCCATTACTGACTTCAAGTGGCCTGTCAAGTTTGATACAATTGCGACATATGAAAGAATTAGAATTAACAAATTGTCCAGGAGCGTCAAAAGAATTATTCGATTATCTTAGGGAACATCTCCCCCGTTGCCTCGTTATAGAATAA